Proteins found in one Bicyclus anynana chromosome 24, ilBicAnyn1.1, whole genome shotgun sequence genomic segment:
- the LOC112045407 gene encoding facilitated trehalose transporter Tret1 — MFDTFVKDFKLKWRQYLAASLASYGSLCTGMSMGWTSPVFPQLRSDNSPLPNPPTLQEESWIGSLLVLGGLLGMSASYGSLCTGMSMGWTSPVFPQLRSDNSPLPNPPTLQEESWIGSLLVLGGLLGMSASYGSLCTGMSMGWTSPVFPQLRSDNSPLPNPPTLQEESWIGSLLVLGGLLGPLITVPLSNVVGRRWIVMGSNVPLLLGWLLAGVARDLPTLYAARIMWGCATGMQFATVPLYIGEIAEDKIRGSLSALFLLFINVGFLLAYAIGPNATYWGLTASGGILSLFYIPFTWFIPETPFFLVYKGKINEASSVLQKLRGLPKEAVAPELEALQSMVAREFKEPTRIRDLWATRGNLKALGICVFLAMLLQLSGIDVLLFYMEELLVKIGTRISAADGTIIMGVVQVVTSFVTPLVVDRLGRKLLMWTTSLGLTIFLGIIGIYALLDSHFKYNVEPYAFIPLLCLIIYMVLFTLGVGPVPWILVAEMFPVRTKCLASGIASFMCWLAGFVWTRFFRDVAASYGIYTAFWVLAICCGLGFIFSISPWLPETKGKTFDEIQDMLNNRSKEPKPVPV, encoded by the exons ATGTTCGATACGTTTGTGAAAGACTTCAAATTGAAATGGCGCCAATATTTGGCGGCATCTTTGG CAAGCTACGGCAGCCTGTGCACCGGCATGTCGATGGGCTGGACGTCGCCGGTGTTCCCTCAGCTGCGCTCTGACAACTCGCCGCTGCCCAATCCGCCCACTCTACAGGAAGAGAGCTGGATAGGGTCGCTTCTTGTGCTCGGAGGATTGCTTGGTATGTCAGCAAGCTACGGCAGCCTGTGCACCGGCATGTCGATGGGCTGGACGTCGCCGGTGTTCCCTCAGCTGCGCTCTGACAACTCGCCGCTGCCCAATCCGCCCACTCTACAGGAAGAGAGCTGGATAGGGTCGCTTCTTGTGCTCGGAGGATTGCTTGGTATGTCAGCAAGCTACGGCAGCCTGTGCACCGGCATGTCGATGGGCTGGACGTCGCCGGTGTTCCCTCAGCTGCGCTCTGACAACTCGCCGCTGCCCAATCCGCCCACTCTACAGGAAGAGAGCTGGATAGGGTCGCTTCTTGTGCTCGGAGGATTGCTTG GGCCGCTGATCACAGTGCCGCTGTCCAACGTTGTCGGACGGCGTTGGATAGTGATGGGCTCCAACGTGCCGCTACTGCTGGGCTGGCTGCTGGCAGGTGTGGCGAGGGACCTGCCCACTCTCTACGCTGCTAGGATCATGTGGGGATGCGCCACTGGTATGCAGTTCGCTACTGTGCCGTTGTACATCGGGGAGATCGCTGAA GACAAAATTCGCGGCTCACTCAGCGCGCTGTTCCTTCTATTCATCAACGTGGGCTTCCTTCTGGCGTACGCCATAGGCCCGAACGCCACGTACTGGGGCCTCACCGCGAGCGGCGGCATTCTGTCGCTGTTCTACATACCCTTCACTTGGTTCATACCTGAGACGCCGTTCTTCTTGGTTTACAAAG GAAAAATAAACGAAGCATCATCAGTACTGCAGAAGCTGCGCGGTCTGCCCAAAGAGGCAGTGGCTCCGGAGTTAGAAGCTCTACAGTCTATGGTTGCCAGAGAGTTCAAAGAACCGACCAGAATCAGAGATTTGTGGGCTACGAGAGGAAACCTTAAAGCATTGG GTATCTGCGTGTTTCTGGCAATGCTGCTGCAGTTATCTGGCATTGACGTCCTGTTGTTCTACATGGAAGAGTTGCTGGTGAAGATTGGCACGAGGATTTCCGCGGCAGATGGTACCATCATTATGGGGGTCGTTCAGGTAG TCACAAGTTTTGTTACGCCGTTGGTCGTTGATAGACTCGGTAGAAAACTCCTTATGTGGACAACTTCGCTTGGCCTAACTATATTCCTG GGAATAATAGGCATTTACGCTCTCTTGGACTCCCATTTCAAGTACAACGTGGAACCGTACGCTTTCATCCCGCTCCTGTGCCTCATCATATACATGGTGCTCTTCACACTCG GCGTGGGTCCGGTGCCTTGGATCTTGGTGGCAGAGATGTTCCCAGTGAGGACGAAGTGCTTGGCCAGCGGCATTGCCTCCTTCATGTGCTGGCTAGCTGGGTTTGTTTGGACCAG ATTTTTCCGCGACGTGGCCGCGTCTTACGGCATCTACACCGCTTTCTGGGTGCTGGCCATCTGCTGCGGGTTAGGGTTCATCTTCTCCATCAGTCCGTGGCTGCCCGAGACTAAGGGGAAGACCTTCGACGAGATACAGGATATGCTGAACAATAG GAGTAAGGAACCGAAGCCTGTGCCAGTTTag